Proteins from a genomic interval of Aureimonas sp. AU20:
- a CDS encoding dihydroneopterin aldolase has product MTLSKPPCRFAIAVRSPEEARRALEAGADYVLAPARRDRPGAAGTVERRGDGQPELYFAMAGDVTLPADPLRVARLEAPDEFVGVLRGGYSVVLLDPDRALLRAFSLETLAEFQRACREAGLECWFGGRLELPDIPRLLVLAPDALVFEELDAETLATGRRMLSTPAAPLAPERDLPETDRIFVRGFTLPFRVGAYRFERDRSQRLRFTVEAEVRRPSRTPREVSEVYSYDIVTDAIRRLADQGHTDLVEALAEDLAADLLGDSRLLSVEIQVEKLDLGPEAVGVVIRRRREDRGF; this is encoded by the coding sequence ATGACGCTTTCCAAACCCCCCTGTCGCTTCGCCATCGCCGTGCGCTCCCCCGAGGAGGCGCGCCGCGCGCTGGAGGCGGGGGCGGACTACGTCCTGGCGCCGGCGCGGCGGGATCGGCCGGGCGCCGCCGGGACGGTGGAGCGGCGCGGCGACGGCCAGCCCGAACTCTACTTCGCCATGGCCGGCGACGTCACGTTGCCGGCGGACCCGCTGCGCGTGGCGCGGCTGGAAGCGCCGGACGAGTTCGTCGGCGTGCTGCGCGGCGGCTATTCCGTCGTGCTGCTCGATCCCGACCGAGCGCTGCTGCGCGCCTTTTCGCTGGAAACCCTGGCCGAGTTCCAGCGCGCCTGCCGCGAGGCCGGCTTGGAATGCTGGTTCGGCGGCCGGCTCGAACTGCCCGACATTCCGCGCCTTCTGGTGCTGGCGCCCGACGCGCTGGTGTTTGAGGAACTCGATGCCGAAACGCTGGCGACCGGCCGGCGCATGTTGAGCACGCCCGCCGCGCCGCTGGCGCCCGAGCGTGACTTGCCGGAAACGGACCGCATCTTCGTGCGCGGCTTCACGCTGCCCTTCCGCGTCGGGGCCTATCGGTTCGAGCGCGATCGCTCGCAGCGCCTGCGCTTCACCGTGGAGGCCGAGGTGCGCCGCCCCAGCCGCACCCCGCGCGAGGTCAGCGAGGTCTATTCCTACGACATCGTGACGGACGCGATCCGCCGTCTCGCCGACCAGGGCCACACCGATCTGGTGGAAGCGCTGGCCGAGGATCTGGCGGCCGATCTCCTCGGCGACAGCCGGCTCCTTTCGGTCGAGATTCAAGTGGAAAAGCTCGATCTCGGGCCCGAGGCGGTGGGCGTCGTGATTCGACGCCGGCGCGAGGATCGCGGCTTCTGA
- a CDS encoding urease accessory protein UreD, with protein MLIDGARPLDARPPEGEPAPGRAQRARGEARAVFGPAGPGGATRLRRLHQAGALKLRFPRQPSAEAVLVNTAGGLAGGDALSQGFEVEPGGALSVTTQACERVYRSTGADARLDTRLQVGEGAALRFLPQETILFDGGRLARTLEVEAHATSRVLLCESVVLGREAMGESVRSGALRDRWRIRREGQLVFADDLRLDGAIDALTGAAASLNGARAFATVFWQDERADLLLPELRALLGEGGGASLLDGFGIARIVAPSYYALRKRLVPALGLLSQGGLPRVWSL; from the coding sequence ATGCTGATCGACGGCGCTCGGCCGCTTGACGCTCGGCCGCCTGAAGGCGAGCCCGCGCCCGGCCGCGCCCAGCGCGCGCGGGGCGAGGCGCGCGCCGTGTTCGGCCCGGCGGGGCCAGGCGGCGCGACGCGGCTTCGCCGCCTGCATCAGGCCGGCGCGCTCAAGCTGCGCTTTCCCCGCCAGCCCTCGGCCGAGGCCGTTCTCGTCAACACGGCCGGCGGCCTCGCGGGTGGGGACGCCCTGTCGCAAGGCTTCGAGGTCGAGCCGGGCGGCGCGCTCAGCGTCACTACGCAGGCCTGCGAGCGCGTGTATCGCTCCACCGGGGCGGACGCGCGGCTCGATACGCGGCTTCAGGTGGGCGAGGGTGCCGCGCTCCGCTTCCTGCCGCAGGAAACCATCCTGTTCGACGGCGGGCGGTTGGCCCGCACGCTGGAGGTCGAGGCCCACGCCACGAGCCGGGTGCTCCTATGCGAAAGCGTGGTGCTTGGCCGCGAGGCCATGGGCGAGAGCGTGCGCAGCGGCGCCTTGCGCGATCGCTGGCGCATCCGGCGCGAGGGGCAACTCGTCTTCGCCGACGATCTGCGGCTGGACGGCGCGATCGACGCGCTAACCGGCGCCGCTGCTTCGCTGAACGGCGCGCGCGCTTTCGCGACGGTGTTTTGGCAGGACGAGCGGGCGGATCTGCTGCTGCCGGAGCTTCGCGCGCTTCTGGGAGAGGGTGGGGGCGCCAGCCTTCTCGACGGGTTCGGCATCGCCCGGATCGTCGCGCCGAGCTATTATGCGCTGCGAAAGCGGCTCGTGCCGGCGCTCGGCCTGCTTTCGCAGGGCGGCCTTCCCCGCGTATGGTCGCTCTGA
- a CDS encoding HupE/UreJ family protein: MLRRSILTAATLAAATAPAFAHMNPAEHGSFMAGVSHPLFGADHILAMVAVGLWAALIGGRALWLVPSAFVGTMLVGFALALSGVSLPFVEPAILASVVALGLLVALAVRLPTALSAVVVGLFALFHGYAHGGELGGAGAGSFAFGFALSTAVLHGLGLVLGRSLGGSGLLPRLLGGATALGGLALMVG, encoded by the coding sequence ATGCTGAGACGATCCATCCTGACCGCCGCAACGCTCGCCGCCGCCACGGCGCCGGCCTTCGCGCACATGAACCCGGCCGAGCACGGCTCGTTCATGGCGGGTGTCAGCCATCCGCTGTTCGGCGCCGATCATATCCTCGCCATGGTCGCGGTCGGCCTCTGGGCCGCGCTGATCGGCGGGCGCGCTCTCTGGCTCGTGCCCTCCGCCTTTGTCGGCACCATGCTGGTCGGCTTCGCGCTGGCCCTGTCGGGCGTCTCGCTTCCCTTCGTGGAGCCCGCCATTCTCGCCTCCGTCGTGGCGCTCGGCCTTCTCGTGGCGCTGGCGGTTCGCCTGCCGACCGCGCTTTCGGCGGTCGTCGTCGGCCTCTTCGCGCTGTTCCACGGCTACGCCCATGGCGGCGAGCTGGGCGGTGCGGGTGCCGGCAGCTTCGCGTTCGGCTTCGCCCTGTCCACCGCCGTCCTGCACGGGCTCGGCCTCGTTCTCGGCCGCTCGCTCGGCGGCTCGGGCCTTCTGCCGCGCCTGCTCGGCGGCGCTACGGCCCTGGGCGGCCTCGCGCTGATGGTGGGCTGA
- a CDS encoding urease accessory protein UreF produces the protein MATAITGMAELGPAGASGESAGIAALVRLLTWTSPAFPVGAFAFSHGLEAVIAEGRVRDGEALFGWIETLLLHGSGWNDLVFLTEAHRLASQGETGPGWDDLVALARASAGSAERRREVMDLGRAFAEAAAPWAEPLQPGAAPVPYTLAFGALAAREGVPLLPCLAAFAHAFAANLASVAVRLVPLGQREAVRVIRRLEPVVGSAARRAAGSTLDDLGSAAILSDIAALRHETLQPRLFLT, from the coding sequence ATGGCCACGGCCATCACGGGCATGGCTGAGCTGGGCCCGGCCGGAGCTTCGGGGGAAAGCGCCGGGATCGCGGCGCTGGTCCGGCTTCTGACCTGGACCTCGCCAGCCTTTCCCGTCGGCGCCTTCGCCTTTTCACACGGGCTGGAAGCGGTGATCGCCGAGGGGCGGGTGCGGGACGGCGAGGCGCTGTTCGGCTGGATCGAGACCCTGCTTCTGCATGGTTCGGGCTGGAACGACCTCGTCTTTCTCACCGAGGCCCATCGGCTGGCGAGCCAGGGCGAGACGGGGCCGGGCTGGGACGATCTTGTGGCACTCGCCCGCGCCTCCGCCGGATCGGCGGAGCGGCGGCGCGAGGTGATGGATCTCGGACGCGCCTTCGCGGAGGCCGCCGCGCCTTGGGCCGAGCCGCTTCAGCCCGGAGCGGCGCCCGTGCCCTATACGCTGGCTTTCGGCGCGCTGGCCGCGCGAGAGGGCGTGCCGCTTCTGCCCTGCCTTGCCGCCTTCGCCCATGCCTTCGCCGCCAATCTCGCCAGCGTCGCCGTGCGCCTCGTGCCGCTCGGCCAGCGCGAGGCGGTGCGCGTTATTCGCCGGCTGGAGCCGGTCGTCGGCAGCGCCGCCCGGCGCGCCGCGGGCTCGACACTGGACGATCTCGGCTCGGCCGCGATCCTGTCCGACATCGCGGCGCTACGCCACGAAACCCTGCAACCGAGGCTGTTCCTGACATGA
- a CDS encoding urease subunit gamma: MNLTPREKDKLLIAMAAVVARKRLERGVKLNHPEAIALITDFVVEGARDGRSVADLMEAGAHVVGRDQVMEGIAEMIHDVQVEATFPDGTKLVTVHEPIR, translated from the coding sequence ATGAACCTCACCCCCCGCGAAAAGGACAAGCTTCTGATCGCCATGGCGGCCGTCGTGGCGCGCAAGCGGCTGGAGCGGGGCGTCAAGCTGAACCACCCGGAGGCGATCGCGCTGATCACCGACTTCGTGGTGGAAGGCGCGCGCGACGGGCGCTCGGTGGCCGATCTCATGGAAGCGGGCGCCCATGTCGTCGGCCGGGATCAGGTGATGGAAGGCATCGCCGAGATGATCCACGACGTGCAGGTCGAGGCCACCTTTCCCGACGGCACGAAGCTGGTGACGGTCCACGAGCCGATTCGCTGA
- the ureG gene encoding urease accessory protein UreG, with amino-acid sequence MSHSSATESPSRRRHGPLRVGIGGPVGSGKTTLCEKICLAARDQWSIGVVTNDIYTTEDAEALVRRQALTADRIIGVETGGCPHTAIREDASLNLRAIAELNARHPDLDLILVESGGDNLAATFSPDLVDLSIYVISVCQGDDIPRKGGPAITRSDLLVVNKADLAPYVGADLERMKRDAAKGRGPLPFVFADLSRREGLAAILDFLARTGGLVPLREAA; translated from the coding sequence ATGAGCCATTCGTCCGCGACCGAGAGCCCGTCCCGCCGCCGCCACGGCCCGCTTCGCGTCGGCATCGGCGGCCCGGTCGGCTCCGGCAAGACGACGCTGTGCGAGAAGATCTGCCTCGCCGCGCGCGACCAATGGTCGATAGGCGTCGTCACCAACGACATCTACACGACCGAGGATGCCGAAGCCCTGGTGCGCCGGCAGGCGCTGACGGCGGACCGGATCATCGGCGTGGAGACGGGCGGCTGCCCGCACACGGCGATTCGCGAGGACGCCTCGCTGAACCTGCGCGCCATCGCCGAGCTGAACGCCCGCCATCCCGATCTCGATCTGATCCTGGTGGAATCGGGCGGCGACAATCTCGCCGCGACCTTCTCGCCCGATCTGGTGGACCTGTCGATCTACGTCATCTCCGTCTGCCAGGGCGACGACATTCCCCGCAAGGGCGGGCCGGCCATCACTCGCTCCGATCTTCTCGTGGTCAACAAGGCCGATCTGGCGCCCTATGTCGGAGCCGATCTGGAGCGCATGAAGCGGGACGCCGCCAAGGGGCGCGGCCCCTTGCCCTTCGTCTTCGCCGACCTGTCGCGCCGCGAGGGGCTGGCCGCGATCCTCGACTTCCTGGCGCGGACTGGGGGCCTTGTGCCGCTTCGCGAGGCGGCATGA
- a CDS encoding urease subunit beta translates to MIPGEVFVAEGDIVLNEGREAIELHVANAGDRPVQVGSHYHFAETNGALRFDREAARGYRLDIAAGTAVRFEPGQSRDVRLIPLSGNRRVFGFNGRVQGQL, encoded by the coding sequence ATGATTCCCGGCGAAGTCTTCGTCGCCGAGGGCGACATCGTCCTGAACGAGGGGCGGGAGGCGATCGAACTTCACGTCGCCAATGCGGGCGACCGGCCGGTGCAGGTCGGCTCGCACTATCATTTCGCCGAGACCAACGGGGCCCTGCGCTTCGACCGCGAAGCGGCGCGGGGCTATCGCCTCGACATCGCCGCCGGAACGGCGGTGCGCTTCGAGCCCGGCCAGTCCCGCGACGTGCGGCTGATCCCGCTGTCGGGAAACCGGCGCGTATTCGGTTTCAACGGCCGCGTTCAGGGGCAACTCTGA
- a CDS encoding alkylphosphonate utilization protein produces the protein MSDANDDYIYDEATGEWRPASEMAEAAGAKPEARDAAGNVLADGDSVTLIKDLKVKGAGQTLKQGTVIRSIRLTENPEEIDCRHEAIKGLVLRTEFVRKRG, from the coding sequence ATGAGCGACGCGAACGACGACTACATCTATGACGAGGCCACCGGCGAATGGCGCCCAGCCTCGGAAATGGCGGAAGCCGCCGGCGCCAAGCCGGAAGCGCGCGACGCGGCTGGCAACGTCCTGGCGGACGGCGACAGCGTCACCCTCATCAAGGATTTGAAGGTGAAGGGCGCGGGCCAGACCCTCAAGCAGGGCACGGTGATCCGCTCCATCCGCCTGACCGAAAACCCGGAAGAGATCGACTGCCGCCATGAGGCGATCAAAGGTCTGGTGCTGCGCACCGAGTTCGTGCGCAAGCGCGGCTGA
- a CDS encoding amino acid kinase family protein, producing MMTKSMLIVKFGGSSIASPDLHKWVQAIEKTTRPLVVVPGGGPFANTVRQFQTRIGYDGEAAYRMALLAMEQFGHALVALGQKLVPARTLEAIESAQARGFVPVWMPYEMISSSEGVEHNWNVTSDSVAAWLAARLPGSPLCLIKQIDVPAGSSLQAISAAGVVDPSFVAFLHPSTRVYVAGPSDLAVSGRRFGEGVVPGREVSSEQPHTAFAEAAQ from the coding sequence ATGATGACGAAATCCATGCTGATCGTGAAGTTCGGCGGAAGTTCGATCGCCTCGCCCGATCTCCACAAATGGGTCCAGGCCATCGAGAAGACGACGCGCCCGCTCGTCGTCGTGCCCGGCGGCGGCCCCTTCGCCAACACGGTTCGCCAGTTCCAGACCCGCATCGGCTACGATGGCGAGGCCGCCTATCGCATGGCGCTTCTGGCCATGGAGCAGTTCGGCCACGCGCTGGTCGCGCTCGGCCAGAAGCTGGTTCCGGCCCGCACCCTGGAAGCCATCGAATCGGCGCAGGCGCGGGGCTTTGTGCCGGTCTGGATGCCCTATGAGATGATTTCGTCGAGCGAGGGCGTCGAGCACAACTGGAACGTTACGTCCGACAGCGTCGCCGCCTGGCTCGCCGCGCGGCTCCCCGGCTCTCCGCTCTGCCTCATCAAGCAGATCGACGTGCCGGCCGGCTCCAGCCTCCAGGCGATTTCCGCCGCCGGCGTGGTGGACCCGTCCTTCGTGGCCTTTCTCCATCCGTCCACCCGGGTCTATGTCGCGGGTCCCTCCGATCTCGCCGTCTCCGGCCGCCGCTTCGGCGAAGGCGTGGTGCCGGGCCGGGAAGTCTCCTCCGAACAGCCGCACACCGCCTTTGCGGAAGCCGCGCAGTAG
- a CDS encoding urease accessory protein UreE, with protein MIEANSIIERGAFLGEAADTITLDEAQRHRRRMAMVSDKGIAFLLDLEEARLLREGDMIVLSDGRYVQVLAKPEELYAVEGRDSVHLLTLAWQIGNRHLPCQIEAKRILLRRDHVIREMLRELGAHVEEVEAAFDPVGGAYASPGAAAHSHGHGHHGHG; from the coding sequence GTGATCGAGGCCAATAGCATCATCGAGCGCGGCGCCTTCCTGGGCGAGGCCGCGGACACCATCACGCTGGACGAGGCGCAGCGCCATCGCCGGCGTATGGCCATGGTCAGCGACAAGGGCATCGCCTTCCTGCTCGATCTCGAGGAGGCGCGGCTCCTGCGCGAGGGCGACATGATCGTCCTGTCGGACGGGCGCTACGTCCAGGTCCTGGCCAAGCCCGAGGAACTCTACGCCGTGGAAGGGCGCGACAGCGTGCATCTTCTGACGCTGGCCTGGCAGATCGGCAACCGGCACCTGCCCTGCCAGATCGAGGCCAAGCGCATTCTCCTGCGCCGTGACCATGTGATCCGCGAGATGCTGCGCGAGCTGGGCGCCCATGTCGAGGAGGTCGAGGCCGCCTTCGATCCCGTCGGCGGCGCCTATGCCAGCCCCGGCGCGGCCGCGCATTCGCATGGCCACGGCCATCACGGGCATGGCTGA
- the ureC gene encoding urease subunit alpha: MPASISRASYAAMYGPTVGDRVRLADTDLIIEVERDLTTYGEEVKFGGGKVIRDGMGQSQASRAEGAVDTVITNALILDHSGIYKADVGLRGGRIHAIGKAGNPDTQPGVTIVVGPGTEVIAGEGKILTAGAVDSHIHFICPQQIEEALFSGVTCMVGGGTGPAHGTLATTCTPGPWHMARMLQSLDGFPMNFALSGKGNASQPQALVEMVRAGAAALKLHEDWGTTPAAIDCCLTVADEYDVQVMIHTDTLNESGFVEDTVGAFRGRTIHAFHTEGAGGGHAPDIIKVCGLPNVLPGSTNPTRPYTINTLEEHLDMLMVCHHLDPSIPEDIAFAESRIRKETIAAEDILHDIGAFSIISSDSQAMGRVGEVIIRTFQTADKMKKQRGRLAGETGDNDNLRVRRYIAKVTINPALAQGMGREIGSVEVGKRADLVLWDTAFFGVKPAMVLLGGTIVAAPMGDPNASIPTPQPVHYRPMFGAYGKAIGASGVTFVSGAAMADGLREKLGCEKTFLAVENTRGGLTKASMILNDLTPHIEVDPETYEVRADGELLTCEPAKVLPMAQRYFLF, from the coding sequence ATGCCCGCATCCATCAGCCGCGCCAGCTACGCCGCCATGTACGGACCAACCGTGGGCGACCGGGTGCGGCTGGCCGATACGGACCTCATCATCGAGGTCGAGCGCGATCTCACCACCTATGGCGAGGAGGTCAAGTTCGGCGGCGGCAAGGTGATCCGCGACGGCATGGGTCAGTCCCAGGCGAGCCGGGCCGAGGGCGCGGTGGACACGGTCATCACCAACGCGCTGATCCTCGACCATAGCGGCATCTACAAGGCCGATGTGGGGCTTCGCGGCGGCCGCATCCACGCCATCGGCAAAGCCGGCAACCCCGACACGCAGCCGGGCGTCACCATCGTCGTCGGCCCCGGCACGGAAGTGATTGCCGGCGAGGGCAAGATCCTCACCGCCGGCGCGGTGGACAGCCACATCCATTTCATCTGCCCGCAGCAGATCGAGGAGGCGCTGTTTTCCGGCGTCACCTGCATGGTGGGCGGGGGCACCGGCCCGGCGCACGGCACGCTGGCCACCACCTGCACGCCCGGCCCCTGGCACATGGCGCGCATGCTCCAGTCGCTCGACGGCTTTCCCATGAACTTCGCCCTGTCGGGCAAGGGCAACGCCTCGCAGCCGCAGGCGCTGGTCGAGATGGTGCGCGCGGGCGCGGCGGCGCTGAAGCTGCACGAGGACTGGGGCACGACCCCGGCCGCCATCGACTGCTGCCTGACGGTGGCCGACGAATACGACGTGCAGGTGATGATCCACACCGACACGCTGAACGAATCGGGCTTCGTGGAAGACACGGTCGGCGCTTTCCGGGGCCGCACGATCCACGCCTTCCACACGGAAGGGGCGGGCGGCGGCCACGCGCCCGATATCATTAAGGTCTGCGGCCTGCCCAACGTCCTGCCGGGCTCCACCAATCCGACCCGGCCCTACACGATCAACACGCTGGAAGAGCATCTCGACATGCTCATGGTGTGCCACCATCTCGACCCGTCCATCCCTGAGGACATCGCCTTTGCCGAGTCGCGCATCCGCAAGGAGACGATCGCGGCCGAGGACATCCTGCACGATATCGGCGCCTTCTCGATCATCTCCTCTGACAGCCAGGCCATGGGCCGCGTCGGCGAGGTTATCATCCGCACCTTCCAGACCGCCGACAAGATGAAGAAGCAGCGCGGCCGCTTGGCCGGCGAGACGGGCGACAACGACAATCTGCGGGTGCGCCGCTACATCGCCAAGGTGACGATCAATCCGGCGCTGGCGCAGGGCATGGGCCGCGAGATCGGCTCGGTCGAGGTCGGCAAGCGCGCCGATCTCGTGCTCTGGGACACCGCCTTCTTCGGCGTGAAGCCGGCCATGGTGCTGCTCGGCGGCACGATCGTCGCCGCGCCCATGGGCGATCCCAACGCCTCCATCCCGACGCCGCAGCCCGTGCATTATCGCCCGATGTTCGGAGCCTACGGCAAGGCGATCGGCGCCTCCGGCGTCACCTTCGTCTCGGGTGCCGCCATGGCCGACGGCCTGCGCGAGAAGCTCGGCTGCGAGAAGACCTTCCTGGCGGTGGAGAACACGCGCGGCGGCCTCACCAAGGCTTCGATGATCCTCAACGACCTGACGCCGCATATCGAGGTCGATCCCGAAACCTACGAGGTGCGCGCCGACGGCGAGTTGCTGACCTGCGAGCCCGCCAAGGTGCTGCCCATGGCGCAGCGCTATTTCCTGTTCTAG
- the kynU gene encoding kynureninase, producing MADAPLAPLQDLSDRAREADRADLLRSRRALFHLPDGVTYLDGNSLGCLTYAARERLRHVVDQEWGEGLISSWNAASWVDLPARVGARIARLVGAEEGALVACDSTSVNLFKVLSAALALRPGRRVIVSERSNFPTDLYMAEGLAALLGQGHELRLADSAEEIPALVDGDTAVLMLTQVNYRTGALHDMAALSALAHDHGALALWDLAHSAGALPVDLSRDGADFAVGCGYKYLNGGPGAPAFLYVAPRHGEAARQPLSGWFGHAAPFGFEPGYRPAPGIARFLTGTPSVLALSALDAALDAFEGVEMSRLREKSMALTAFFVEAVETLCEGRGLTLAGPREPALRGSQISFHHPAAYALCQALIAAGVVGDFRAPDILRFGFAPLYNSFADALHAADTMAALLASGRHEDERFQRRNTVT from the coding sequence GTGGCTGACGCCCCGCTGGCGCCGCTTCAGGATTTAAGTGATCGCGCGCGGGAGGCCGACCGGGCCGATCTGCTTCGCTCGCGCCGCGCGCTGTTCCACCTGCCGGATGGCGTGACCTATCTCGACGGCAATTCGCTGGGTTGCCTCACCTATGCCGCGCGCGAGCGGCTGCGCCATGTCGTCGACCAGGAATGGGGCGAGGGGCTGATCTCCTCGTGGAACGCGGCCTCCTGGGTGGACCTGCCTGCCCGCGTCGGCGCGCGCATCGCCCGCCTCGTCGGGGCGGAGGAGGGGGCGCTCGTTGCCTGCGACTCCACCTCGGTCAACCTGTTCAAGGTCCTGTCCGCCGCTCTGGCGCTGCGCCCCGGCCGGCGTGTGATCGTGTCGGAGCGGTCCAACTTCCCGACCGATCTCTACATGGCCGAAGGGCTCGCTGCCCTGCTCGGGCAGGGGCACGAGTTGCGTCTGGCGGACAGCGCGGAGGAAATCCCCGCGCTTGTGGATGGCGACACCGCCGTCCTGATGCTGACGCAGGTGAACTATCGCACCGGCGCGCTGCATGACATGGCGGCTCTGTCGGCCCTCGCGCACGACCACGGCGCCCTGGCGCTCTGGGATCTCGCGCATTCCGCCGGCGCCCTGCCCGTGGACCTGTCGCGCGACGGAGCGGATTTCGCCGTCGGCTGCGGCTACAAATATCTGAACGGCGGCCCCGGCGCGCCGGCCTTCCTTTATGTCGCCCCGCGCCACGGCGAGGCGGCCCGCCAGCCTCTGTCCGGCTGGTTCGGCCATGCCGCGCCCTTCGGCTTCGAGCCGGGCTACCGGCCGGCGCCGGGCATCGCCCGCTTCCTTACCGGCACACCCTCGGTTCTGGCGCTGTCGGCGCTCGACGCGGCGCTCGATGCGTTCGAGGGGGTGGAGATGTCCCGGCTGCGCGAGAAGTCGATGGCGCTGACCGCCTTCTTCGTGGAGGCGGTGGAGACGCTTTGCGAGGGCCGGGGCCTCACGCTCGCCGGCCCGCGCGAGCCGGCCCTGCGCGGCAGCCAGATCTCCTTTCACCACCCCGCCGCCTACGCCCTGTGTCAGGCGCTGATCGCCGCCGGGGTCGTGGGCGATTTCCGGGCGCCGGACATCCTGCGCTTCGGCTTCGCGCCGCTCTACAATTCCTTTGCCGATGCCCTCCATGCGGCGGATACGATGGCGGCGCTTCTCGCCTCCGGCCGCCACGAGGACGAACGCTTCCAGCGCCGGAACACCGTGACATGA
- a CDS encoding 8-oxoguanine deaminase, whose amino-acid sequence MSRLFLKNPLAVLEPLAAGGIVVEAGRIAELVPSGAEPSAPVDEVFDASRHVVLPGLVNTHHHFYQTLTRAHPEAIDKELFPWLQALYPIWARLDPDSFRQSVRLALTELLLSGCTTAADHHYLFPQGLEEAIDIEAEEAKALGIRVTLTRGSMNLSQKDGGLPPDSVVQDEDTILADSERLLNRLHDRSDGAMVQIALAPCSPFSVTKSLMEKSAALAERFDCRLHTHLGETEDENRFCEERFRCRPVDYLEEVGWMGPRTWLAHGIHFTSDECRRLGAHKVGVCHCPTSNAVLASGFCKVGELEAAGSPVGLGVDGSASNDSSNMMEGVRHALMLGRLRTGSASSVTARDAFRYATEGSAACLGRADIGRIAPGLQADLALFTLDELRFSGAHDPISALVLCGATRADRVMVAGRWRVVDGQPIGIDLARLRAEHGAAARRFA is encoded by the coding sequence ATGAGCCGGCTGTTTCTCAAAAATCCGCTCGCCGTCTTGGAGCCGCTGGCGGCGGGCGGGATCGTCGTGGAAGCGGGGCGGATCGCCGAACTCGTGCCGAGCGGGGCCGAGCCCTCCGCCCCCGTGGACGAGGTCTTCGACGCCTCGCGCCATGTCGTGCTGCCTGGCCTCGTCAACACGCACCATCATTTCTACCAGACGCTGACGCGCGCCCACCCGGAAGCCATCGACAAGGAACTCTTTCCCTGGCTGCAGGCGCTTTATCCGATCTGGGCGCGGCTCGACCCCGACAGCTTTCGCCAGTCGGTGCGCCTGGCGCTGACCGAACTCCTGCTGTCGGGCTGCACCACGGCGGCCGACCATCACTATCTCTTCCCGCAGGGGCTAGAGGAGGCGATCGACATCGAGGCCGAGGAGGCGAAGGCGCTGGGCATCCGCGTGACGCTGACGCGCGGCTCGATGAATCTCAGCCAAAAGGATGGCGGCCTGCCGCCTGACTCCGTGGTGCAGGACGAGGACACGATTCTCGCCGATTCCGAGCGGCTGCTGAACCGGCTTCACGATCGCTCCGACGGCGCGATGGTGCAGATCGCGCTGGCACCCTGCTCGCCCTTTTCGGTGACCAAGAGCCTGATGGAAAAGAGCGCGGCGCTGGCCGAGCGCTTCGACTGCCGGCTCCATACCCATCTCGGCGAGACCGAGGACGAGAACCGCTTCTGCGAGGAGCGCTTCCGCTGCCGCCCGGTGGACTATCTCGAAGAGGTCGGCTGGATGGGGCCGCGCACCTGGCTGGCGCATGGCATCCATTTCACCTCCGACGAATGCCGGCGGCTCGGCGCGCACAAGGTCGGCGTCTGCCATTGCCCGACCTCCAACGCGGTACTCGCCTCGGGCTTCTGCAAGGTGGGGGAACTGGAGGCGGCGGGGAGCCCCGTCGGGCTCGGCGTCGATGGCTCGGCCTCCAACGATTCCTCCAACATGATGGAGGGCGTGCGCCACGCGCTGATGCTCGGGCGGCTGCGCACCGGCTCGGCCTCTTCGGTCACGGCGCGGGACGCCTTCCGCTATGCCACCGAAGGCTCGGCGGCGTGTCTTGGACGCGCCGATATCGGCCGTATCGCGCCGGGGCTGCAGGCCGATCTTGCGCTCTTCACGCTGGACGAGCTGCGCTTTTCCGGCGCGCACGATCCGATATCGGCGCTCGTGCTCTGCGGCGCGACGCGGGCGGACCGGGTCATGGTCGCCGGGCGCTGGCGCGTCGTGGACGGGCAGCCGATCGGCATCGATCTCGCCCGGCTGCGCGCCGAACATGGCGCTGCGGCGCGCCGCTTCGCCTGA